Part of the Sulfuriflexus mobilis genome is shown below.
TGCAGACACAGGGACCCCTGCTGCGCGACAGCCAGAGTCGTTTTGCCTATATTGAAATGTCGCAGGGCCTGCAACTCTATATCGATGGTGAATCATTGCCTGTACCTGCATCGCTCGCTGAACTCGTTCGCCTGCTTTGCGACTGCCGCCAGTATGACGAGGCCATGTTAAGCCCCTACCTGCAACGGCCAGAACATCTCGGACTATTATGTGCCTGGTGGGAAACCGGCCTGGTGTATTTCGATGACTGATTGGCGGCTACGTATCGCTGACTGGCATGATGATGGCGATCAGGCCGCCATACGCCACCTGCGCGAACAGGTCTTTATTCATGAACAGGCTGTGCCGGTTGCACTCGAGTGGGATGGCCGGGATGATGACTGCATGCACCTGCTTGCCATGCACCCACAACATGGTGCCCTGGCCACGGCCCGACTCTGTTATGAAGCAAACACCGGGCATGCTCATATTGGCCGTATGTCCGTGTTAAAAGACTGGCGTCGACAAGGGATTGGCCGTGCCATGCTCGACATGCTCATTGAACATGCTGGCATGCAGCAGATCCTGCAGCTGGAACTGAATGCACAAAGCCATGCCGTCGGCTTTTATCAAAAAGCCGGTTTTAGCCCCTGCGGTGACGAATTTCTTGATGCCGGGATCCCGCACTTCAAGATGCGGCGTAGTATATAAGCCAAACACTGGCATCAGCGCAAGAATGGACTATCTTTATAAACAGACAATAAAGTGCTGAATGGCTCTCATGGAAAACAGCTTTAACACCCGGATTCAGGACGCCCAACTCGGCCATGACCTCGTCTTGCACACGGGGAACCGTGACGAAGTGGCCACCGCCTGCTTACACTTGGCAAGGCAGGCGCGCTTCAGCCTGAACCTGATCAGCCGCGACCTGGAACCTGCGATCTATGATAACAACGACTTTGCCGAGGCCATCAGGCAGCTGGCCATGCGCAGCGCAAAATCCAGGGTCCGTATTCTGATCCAGGACAGTCAGCGGGTCGTCAAATATGGCCACCGCCTTGTTGAACTTTCCCGGCGCCTGAGCAGTTATATCGACATACGCCTGCAAGGTCGTGAGCACAAAGAGTTTAATGAAGCCTGGTTGATTGCCGACCATCACGGCTGGTTACGTCGTCCACAGTCAGATGGTTTCAGGGGTGAGTGCCATTTTAACGCCCCACGCGAGGTACAGGAACGTCTCAAACAGTTTGACATGATGTGGGATACCAGTACTGATGACCCTAACCTGCGACGTCTGCACCTATAGTAGGGAGTATTTATGCAAGACA
Proteins encoded:
- a CDS encoding histone acetyltransferase HPA2, with product MENSFNTRIQDAQLGHDLVLHTGNRDEVATACLHLARQARFSLNLISRDLEPAIYDNNDFAEAIRQLAMRSAKSRVRILIQDSQRVVKYGHRLVELSRRLSSYIDIRLQGREHKEFNEAWLIADHHGWLRRPQSDGFRGECHFNAPREVQERLKQFDMMWDTSTDDPNLRRLHL
- a CDS encoding GNAT family N-acetyltransferase, with amino-acid sequence MTDWRLRIADWHDDGDQAAIRHLREQVFIHEQAVPVALEWDGRDDDCMHLLAMHPQHGALATARLCYEANTGHAHIGRMSVLKDWRRQGIGRAMLDMLIEHAGMQQILQLELNAQSHAVGFYQKAGFSPCGDEFLDAGIPHFKMRRSI